The proteins below come from a single Ignavibacteriales bacterium genomic window:
- a CDS encoding class I SAM-dependent methyltransferase translates to MNERVYNSGVERLRSPERTGRLEVERVVDLCLNGSKIASVLDIGTGSGLFAEAFYKRNIKVSGIDANQEMLIAAKDYLPNCQFKLASAESLPFEDKSFDMIFMGLVFHEVDDFNKVLKEIERVSVKQAAILEWNYEVQEFGPPLEHRLKPEFIEQLSKDAGFISFTAIPLTNLSLYLLS, encoded by the coding sequence ATGAATGAACGAGTCTATAATAGCGGAGTAGAACGCCTTCGATCGCCTGAAAGAACCGGGAGATTGGAAGTAGAGCGAGTGGTTGATCTTTGCTTAAACGGTTCGAAGATTGCTTCCGTTCTTGATATCGGAACAGGCAGCGGACTTTTTGCAGAAGCATTTTATAAAAGAAATATTAAAGTATCGGGAATCGATGCCAATCAAGAAATGTTAATAGCTGCAAAAGATTATTTGCCTAACTGCCAATTTAAACTTGCATCAGCGGAATCACTTCCTTTTGAAGATAAATCCTTTGATATGATTTTTATGGGATTAGTCTTTCATGAAGTAGATGATTTTAATAAAGTGCTGAAGGAAATTGAAAGAGTATCTGTAAAACAAGCAGCAATACTGGAATGGAATTACGAGGTTCAGGAGTTTGGACCGCCGTTAGAACACAGATTGAAACCGGAATTTATTGAACAACTTTCAAAAGATGCCGGATTTATATCTTTCACTGCTATCCCATTGACAAACTTATCTCTCTATTTACTGAGCTAA
- a CDS encoding transposase — MLEKGSRNKPLTLVQKKVNRLLSSIRNRVEKTFAFIKKVLDYERCSYYDLARNRLKQTTLFQRTYYYVYKNYYFKKTVILKN; from the coding sequence ATCCTAGAAAAAGGTTCCCGCAATAAACCATTAACTCTGGTTCAGAAGAAAGTAAATCGATTGCTCTCAAGTATTAGAAACAGAGTTGAGAAGACTTTTGCATTCATAAAAAAAGTCTTGGACTATGAAAGGTGTAGTTACTATGACCTAGCAAGAAACCGTTTAAAGCAGACAACACTATTTCAAAGAACGTATTATTACGTATACAAGAATTATTATTTCAAAAAAACAGTAATACTTAAAAACTAA
- the thrS gene encoding threonine--tRNA ligase produces MDKIKIKFPDGSEREFDKGITPFEVAKSISNRLADEALVAKIDGAVRELSTKINQDASLQIFTFEDAQGKETYWHSTSHLMAHAIQSIYPEAKFGVGPAIDAGFYYDIDINSVLSEEDLAKIEKKMMEISSQKNPFKRTELPKKDAVKFFEKKGDNYKLEILSELDDSNDIISIYDEGDFTDLCLGPHLPDAGKIKFVKLLTVSGSYWRGDEKNKRMQRIYGISFPKKKMLEDYLLFLEEAKKRDHRKLGKQLDLFSIHEEAGAGLIYWHPKGSRVRNTIETFWRSEHFKNGYDLLYSPHMGKSWLWETSGHLVTYKENMYSPMSIDDQDYFVKPMNCPFHIMIYKTQLRSYRDLPLRWAELGTVYRYEKSGVLHGLLRVRGFTQDDAHIFCTHEQMEDEIIEVVRFSIALLSAFGFNELKFYVATKPEKAVGEDQDWEKATQSLKHAMERENLPYEMDEGGGAFYGPKIDIKIKDALNREWQLSTIQFDFNLPARFKMTYIGEDGKEHQPYMVHRALLGSIERFMGILIEHYGGAFPPWLAPVQVAVIPVSQNFFDYGKKVVAELKSKNIIVELDERNEKIGYKIRDWETHKVPYMLIVGEKEKESGTVSVRQHKLGDKGSISLQDFINTISEEINNRVNHI; encoded by the coding sequence ATGGATAAAATAAAAATAAAATTTCCCGACGGATCGGAAAGGGAATTCGATAAAGGAATTACCCCCTTTGAAGTTGCAAAATCGATTTCTAATCGTCTTGCCGATGAAGCTTTGGTTGCAAAAATTGACGGCGCAGTGCGTGAACTTTCAACCAAAATAAATCAAGACGCATCGTTACAGATTTTCACTTTTGAAGATGCACAAGGGAAGGAAACCTACTGGCATTCAACTTCACATTTGATGGCGCACGCCATTCAATCAATTTACCCTGAAGCCAAATTTGGAGTCGGTCCTGCAATTGATGCCGGGTTCTACTATGATATTGATATCAATTCGGTTTTAAGCGAAGAAGATCTGGCAAAGATTGAAAAGAAGATGATGGAAATATCATCTCAGAAAAATCCATTTAAACGTACCGAGCTGCCGAAGAAAGATGCTGTGAAATTCTTTGAGAAAAAGGGAGATAATTACAAGCTCGAGATTTTAAGTGAACTTGACGATTCAAATGATATTATTAGTATATATGACGAAGGTGATTTTACTGATCTCTGCTTAGGTCCTCATTTACCTGATGCAGGAAAAATTAAATTTGTGAAACTTCTGACTGTCTCCGGATCTTACTGGCGCGGCGATGAAAAGAATAAACGAATGCAGAGGATCTACGGCATTTCATTTCCTAAAAAGAAAATGCTCGAAGATTATCTCTTGTTCCTTGAAGAAGCAAAGAAACGCGATCACCGTAAACTCGGTAAACAGCTCGATCTCTTTAGCATTCATGAAGAAGCCGGTGCGGGACTTATATACTGGCATCCTAAAGGTTCACGAGTAAGAAATACTATAGAAACATTTTGGAGATCAGAACATTTTAAAAATGGTTATGATCTTCTTTATTCACCGCATATGGGTAAAAGCTGGCTGTGGGAAACAAGCGGTCACTTAGTTACATATAAAGAGAATATGTATTCACCGATGAGTATTGACGATCAGGATTATTTTGTTAAACCGATGAATTGCCCGTTTCATATTATGATTTATAAGACACAACTCCGTTCATATAGAGATTTGCCTTTACGATGGGCTGAACTCGGGACGGTATACAGATACGAAAAAAGCGGTGTGCTTCATGGACTTTTAAGAGTCCGCGGATTTACTCAAGATGATGCTCATATATTCTGTACACATGAACAAATGGAAGATGAGATTATAGAAGTTGTTCGCTTTTCGATCGCGTTGCTGAGCGCATTTGGTTTTAATGAATTAAAATTCTACGTTGCAACAAAGCCTGAAAAGGCTGTTGGTGAAGATCAAGATTGGGAAAAAGCAACTCAATCGTTAAAGCATGCTATGGAGAGAGAAAATCTTCCGTATGAAATGGATGAAGGCGGCGGTGCGTTTTACGGACCTAAAATTGATATTAAGATTAAAGATGCATTGAACCGTGAATGGCAGTTAAGCACAATTCAATTTGATTTCAACCTGCCTGCAAGATTCAAAATGACTTATATCGGTGAAGATGGCAAAGAACATCAGCCCTATATGGTTCATAGAGCATTACTTGGTTCAATAGAAAGATTCATGGGAATTTTAATTGAACATTACGGCGGTGCTTTTCCTCCATGGTTAGCGCCAGTTCAAGTTGCTGTAATTCCGGTTTCGCAAAATTTCTTTGATTATGGTAAAAAAGTTGTAGCTGAGTTAAAATCAAAAAATATTATTGTTGAGCTTGATGAGCGAAATGAGAAGATCGGATATAAAATTCGTGATTGGGAAACTCATAAAGTACCATATATGTTGATAGTAGGAGAGAAAGAAAAAGAATCCGGAACGGTATCGGTTCGCCAACATAAACTTGGAGACAAGGGAAGTATATCACTGCAAGATTTTATAAATACGATTTCTGAAGAAATAAACAACAGAGTAAATCACATTTAA
- a CDS encoding tyrosine-type recombinase/integrase, with product MYIFKDNKSPYYQLVYFFEGKRKTISTKTKNEKEATRFQKSFKLPIPKPEQKPVYVTITLSEFQQEYLNYVQATKSKHYIRSVQTSFRLLHAYTGEIHLDRLDLRTLDKFITATFKRAPRSASLYYRTLKAALSKAVLWDYLSENALKKIRSPKVSKVFPIFISETELSIILVNTKEGYLKDLFTIAFYTGMRLSEILNMKWSWVNFKENYIIVKCSEEFTTKSKNERIIPFNSNLQAILTTRFPRVINIKNEEYVFSKCPGIKFNENFISKKFKALVRIARLDEKVHFHTLRHSFASLLVQKGVSLYVVKELLGHESLTTTQIYSHLQQQNLRDAVNLFL from the coding sequence ATGTATATTTTCAAAGACAACAAGTCGCCATATTATCAACTAGTATATTTCTTTGAAGGTAAAAGAAAAACCATTTCAACAAAAACTAAAAATGAAAAAGAAGCTACTCGTTTCCAAAAATCATTTAAGCTACCTATCCCAAAACCCGAACAGAAACCTGTTTATGTTACAATTACACTATCAGAATTCCAGCAAGAATATTTGAATTATGTTCAAGCCACGAAATCAAAACACTACATTAGATCAGTGCAGACATCCTTCAGACTATTGCATGCATACACTGGGGAAATTCATCTTGACCGATTAGATCTACGCACTCTTGATAAATTTATTACTGCTACTTTCAAGAGGGCTCCGCGCAGTGCTTCTCTCTATTATCGCACTCTAAAAGCAGCTTTAAGTAAAGCAGTCCTTTGGGATTACCTGTCAGAAAACGCTCTGAAGAAAATAAGATCTCCAAAAGTTTCAAAAGTCTTCCCAATTTTCATATCTGAAACTGAGTTAAGTATAATCCTCGTAAATACTAAAGAGGGGTATCTTAAAGATTTATTTACTATCGCTTTCTATACAGGAATGCGACTCAGTGAAATACTCAATATGAAATGGTCATGGGTTAATTTTAAAGAAAATTATATCATTGTTAAATGCTCCGAAGAGTTTACAACCAAAAGTAAAAATGAGAGGATCATTCCCTTTAATTCAAATCTCCAAGCAATTTTAACTACTCGGTTCCCTAGAGTAATCAATATCAAGAATGAGGAGTATGTTTTTTCAAAGTGTCCAGGGATCAAATTCAATGAAAATTTCATAAGTAAGAAGTTCAAAGCTTTAGTCAGAATTGCTAGACTTGATGAGAAAGTACATTTCCATACTTTAAGACATTCATTCGCTTCGCTCTTGGTTCAGAAAGGTGTCTCTTTATATGTAGTAAAAGAATTGCTAGGACATGAATCACTCACAACTACACAAATTTATAGTCACTTACAGCAACAGAATTTGAGAGACGCCGTTAATTTGTTCTTATAA
- a CDS encoding trypsin-like peptidase domain-containing protein — protein sequence MTKPPLFDPHKNTRSGSNSLEKERPFHKIPYATKKKREIRFLVVLSGFFLFILFILLIGVGKSRKIRNSEQSHQYPSREQQKQNPPIESRPARNLPEGELASWAKSVVYIEVGNMDRTTNTFHSTKSGTGFVAGNYSTIFTNNHVISNGDDILLTFYDGSIRFAQVKKSNPELDIATLSCEIPDGVPSLKINLSDNVKIGRSILVMGFPLGSQLGSEMTLTDGLISSIRKDNSGNLVWYQVSAAVNKGNSGGPLLDRNSGEVLGVVTAKIMEAENIGFARPITIVSKNFMNDL from the coding sequence ATGACAAAACCACCACTATTTGACCCGCATAAAAATACGCGATCGGGCAGCAATTCACTGGAGAAGGAGAGGCCATTCCATAAAATTCCTTATGCAACGAAGAAAAAAAGAGAAATCAGATTTCTAGTCGTCTTGTCCGGGTTTTTTTTATTTATTTTATTTATTTTGCTTATAGGGGTAGGAAAATCTAGAAAGATACGTAATTCTGAACAAAGCCATCAATATCCTAGTAGAGAACAACAAAAACAAAATCCACCTATAGAATCTCGTCCAGCTAGGAATCTTCCAGAAGGAGAATTGGCCTCATGGGCTAAAAGTGTCGTTTACATTGAGGTTGGAAATATGGACCGAACTACCAACACTTTTCATTCTACTAAATCTGGAACGGGCTTCGTTGCCGGGAATTATTCTACAATTTTTACAAATAATCACGTCATTTCGAATGGAGATGATATTCTTCTTACGTTTTATGATGGTTCAATAAGATTTGCACAAGTAAAAAAGTCCAATCCTGAATTGGATATAGCTACTTTAAGTTGCGAAATCCCAGATGGAGTTCCTTCTCTCAAAATAAATCTGTCAGACAATGTTAAAATTGGCAGATCAATTCTTGTGATGGGTTTCCCACTTGGATCCCAGTTAGGAAGCGAGATGACTTTAACAGATGGATTAATCAGCTCTATTAGAAAAGATAATAGCGGAAATCTTGTTTGGTACCAGGTAAGTGCTGCAGTAAATAAAGGTAATTCCGGAGGACCGTTACTAGATAGAAATTCTGGTGAAGTACTTGGTGTCGTGACTGCCAAAATAATGGAAGCGGAGAATATAGGTTTTGCCAGACCCATTACTATTGTGAGTAAAAATTTTATGAATGACTTATGA
- a CDS encoding ion channel, with the protein MKYKLTNNDLEDYKEYSNKQARIEIITIVIFLIGFAFSAFMPSIRKDLLEPNGDYSAWISNSAYATLLFIIGPILQLYVIRRVGDREIKGYYLFSASRSILMVCILYIMYLVCVQFIIIPCTYLNMLAVLALTFSITLVLDIGTICSHLLGTKEDPNSIFSHGLEQQTFNNLVHFLGLFLCICSLLALAIAFWDGAHNHRSIYSENLFPNKVFENKIENEESTLLYFNSGSAIVESSPSQTPYVQAVLDWRGYLKNYGNSNNGLLNDRMKALNYSSIKFILDKIDSDSLRNSQKRIRIKLIGQTDLQGKDTLNNKFTSNYELSQARTVQVQMILADSLLAREKKAIQNKKRNISNNFNIEWALVPMPNETNHKNLKMADPLRRLVNIIIQPINQHQSEIQISSIAMNNNMELLDYMYFMIYTITTTGYGDIKPKDGFIKFIVSLANIIEVFITVIFFGALIARFSIAKSGGKVLGNHIKKTERDKVDKSQTSNAENDSQDLSN; encoded by the coding sequence ATGAAATATAAATTGACGAATAATGATTTAGAGGATTACAAAGAATATTCTAATAAGCAAGCTAGAATTGAAATTATTACGATAGTTATATTTCTTATTGGTTTTGCATTTAGTGCTTTTATGCCCTCAATTAGAAAAGACCTGCTAGAACCGAATGGAGATTATTCGGCATGGATAAGTAATTCAGCATATGCTACCCTTTTATTCATTATAGGTCCGATCTTACAGTTGTATGTTATAAGAAGGGTGGGGGATCGAGAGATTAAAGGGTATTATTTATTTAGTGCATCTCGATCAATACTCATGGTGTGTATATTATATATCATGTATCTTGTATGTGTTCAGTTTATTATAATTCCGTGTACGTATTTGAATATGCTTGCTGTATTAGCACTTACTTTTTCAATTACGCTCGTGTTGGATATCGGTACGATTTGTAGTCATTTACTCGGCACAAAAGAGGACCCAAACTCTATATTTTCTCATGGTTTAGAACAGCAAACATTTAATAATCTAGTACATTTCCTTGGTCTATTCCTATGTATTTGTAGCCTGCTAGCATTAGCAATTGCTTTCTGGGATGGAGCACATAATCACCGAAGCATATACTCTGAAAATTTATTCCCAAATAAAGTATTTGAGAATAAAATTGAGAATGAAGAAAGTACTCTTTTATATTTTAATAGTGGTTCAGCAATTGTTGAGAGTTCTCCTAGTCAAACACCCTATGTTCAGGCCGTATTAGACTGGAGAGGATATTTAAAAAATTATGGAAATAGTAATAATGGTTTATTGAATGATCGAATGAAAGCCTTAAATTATAGTAGCATAAAGTTTATCCTGGATAAGATTGATTCTGATTCTTTGAGAAATTCACAAAAAAGAATAAGAATCAAACTAATTGGGCAGACTGATTTACAAGGAAAAGATACACTCAATAATAAATTCACATCTAATTATGAATTATCTCAAGCACGAACGGTACAAGTTCAAATGATATTAGCGGATTCTCTATTAGCCCGTGAGAAAAAAGCAATTCAAAATAAAAAAAGAAATATTTCAAATAATTTTAATATTGAATGGGCTCTTGTTCCAATGCCCAATGAAACAAATCATAAAAACTTAAAAATGGCGGATCCTTTAAGGAGACTTGTTAATATAATTATACAACCAATAAATCAGCATCAATCTGAAATTCAAATTTCATCCATTGCTATGAATAATAATATGGAACTATTGGATTACATGTATTTCATGATTTATACGATTACGACAACAGGTTATGGGGATATAAAACCAAAGGATGGTTTTATAAAATTTATAGTTTCTCTGGCGAACATTATTGAAGTATTTATTACAGTGATCTTCTTTGGTGCATTAATTGCGCGTTTTTCCATTGCGAAGTCAGGAGGTAAAGTTCTTGGTAATCATATAAAAAAAACTGAACGGGACAAGGTTGACAAAAGCCAAACATCAAACGCTGAAAATGATTCTCAAGATTTAAGTAACTGA
- a CDS encoding methyltransferase domain-containing protein: MDTLEINKRYGELAESSCCLSCGGAINYAEPQKNEVCVDLGCGRGNDVLRMAEEVGPNGFVYGVDISDGMLEKAKANSEKFGVTNVKFVKSELEQIEISDKQADLIISNCTINHASDKLKVWQEIHRILKKGGRFSVSDIYSLIDVPDEYKNDPVAVAECWAGAIRKDLYIDILEKVGFVDIDIIEESQPYDKGKIKVASFTVVGKRKNCGCSD, from the coding sequence ATGGATACATTAGAAATAAATAAACGTTACGGAGAACTTGCAGAAAGCAGTTGTTGCCTTTCTTGCGGCGGCGCCATCAATTATGCTGAGCCGCAGAAAAACGAAGTTTGTGTGGATTTAGGATGCGGCAGAGGGAATGATGTTCTAAGAATGGCAGAAGAAGTTGGACCGAACGGCTTCGTATACGGAGTTGATATTTCAGATGGAATGCTGGAAAAAGCGAAAGCTAATTCAGAAAAATTTGGTGTTACTAATGTAAAATTTGTTAAATCCGAGTTAGAACAAATTGAGATTTCTGATAAGCAAGCAGATCTTATTATTTCGAATTGTACGATCAATCATGCATCTGACAAATTAAAAGTCTGGCAAGAGATTCATCGTATACTTAAAAAAGGCGGACGTTTTTCTGTTAGTGATATTTATTCGCTCATAGATGTACCGGATGAATATAAAAACGATCCGGTTGCTGTTGCAGAATGCTGGGCAGGCGCTATTAGGAAAGATCTCTACATAGATATTCTTGAAAAAGTAGGTTTTGTTGATATAGATATTATTGAAGAGAGCCAACCCTATGATAAAGGTAAAATAAAAGTAGCTAGTTTTACGGTTGTAGGTAAAAGAAAAAATTGCGGATGTTCTGATTAA
- a CDS encoding radical SAM protein, whose translation MYFSKYNIFSKIRNSDDYYLVNLLSGNADILQLEKANEIITGNFGDVQEYLDKGYLIDENEEKKLYMNKYLEFIEDRDKDEVQIFFVPWYACNFGCSYCYQSGYDLEKQSISKEVIDAFFSYVKKEFAGRRKYITVFGGEPLLPSEASRKSIEYILQQATENGLDTALVTNGFSLKEYTSLLNEYRIREVQVTLDGIGEIHNSRRPLKNGGETFLQIVDGIDEALANKININLRVVIDKENLNSLVDLSKFAVEKGWTKSQYFKTQLGRNYELHYCQSSQSKLFTRLEFYEAIYSLIEEHPEITEFHKPAFSVSKFLFDNGELPAPLFDDCTGCKTEWAFDGSGHIYACTATVGKKGEELGTYYPTVNKANDLIKVWEERDVTTIPECKSCNLQLACGGGCASIAKNRTGSLTSPDCRPITQLLEMGISHYFCEK comes from the coding sequence ATGTATTTTTCAAAATATAATATCTTTTCAAAGATTAGAAATTCTGATGATTACTATCTAGTAAATCTTCTTTCCGGTAATGCGGATATTCTTCAGCTCGAGAAGGCAAATGAAATAATAACCGGCAACTTTGGCGACGTTCAAGAATACCTTGACAAAGGTTATTTGATTGATGAGAATGAAGAGAAAAAATTATACATGAACAAATATCTCGAGTTCATTGAGGACAGAGATAAGGATGAAGTTCAAATATTTTTTGTGCCATGGTACGCGTGTAACTTTGGCTGCTCGTATTGCTATCAATCCGGTTACGATCTTGAAAAACAATCTATATCTAAAGAAGTTATTGATGCTTTCTTTTCATATGTAAAAAAGGAATTCGCCGGAAGAAGAAAATATATTACCGTCTTCGGCGGAGAGCCGCTTCTGCCGTCAGAAGCTTCACGAAAATCGATTGAGTATATCTTGCAGCAAGCCACAGAAAATGGTTTGGATACGGCTTTAGTTACAAATGGATTTTCACTTAAAGAATACACTTCCCTACTTAATGAATATAGGATTAGAGAAGTTCAGGTAACACTTGATGGTATTGGCGAAATTCATAATTCCCGCCGCCCGCTTAAAAATGGCGGAGAAACGTTCCTTCAAATTGTTGATGGCATTGATGAAGCATTGGCTAATAAAATCAATATTAATCTTAGAGTTGTGATTGATAAAGAAAATCTCAATTCACTTGTTGATCTTTCGAAATTTGCAGTAGAAAAAGGTTGGACGAAAAGTCAATATTTCAAGACACAGCTTGGCAGAAATTACGAACTGCATTATTGCCAATCGTCTCAGAGCAAATTATTCACGCGTCTTGAATTTTATGAGGCGATCTATTCTTTGATAGAAGAACATCCGGAAATCACAGAATTTCACAAACCTGCTTTTTCCGTTTCAAAATTTTTATTTGATAATGGAGAATTACCGGCTCCTCTTTTTGATGACTGTACCGGCTGTAAAACAGAATGGGCTTTTGATGGTTCCGGGCATATTTATGCATGCACAGCAACCGTTGGGAAAAAAGGAGAAGAGTTGGGTACTTATTATCCGACAGTAAATAAAGCTAATGACTTGATAAAAGTTTGGGAAGAACGGGATGTAACAACAATTCCCGAATGTAAAAGTTGTAATCTGCAACTAGCATGTGGAGGCGGTTGTGCTTCGATTGCGAAAAATAGAACAGGCAGTTTAACTTCACCTGATTGCCGTCCGATAACACAGTTGTTGGAGATGGGAATTTCACATTATTTTTGTGAAAAGTAA
- a CDS encoding OmpA family protein, with protein MKKKPEEVDFNFWPSLSDLTIMVMFILILFMFVLVIKNYLSFPVEEIQKNRDGLMRSIKQSLGRDSTIIDRDILIGTNHTIVFKDAFLFQSGKDLFASDKSEDFIRKVGQAIKKYVAENKISRVVVEGHTNDLPYNGSVFKNWYLSANRAIKIIEIFDKEGVREAKKEESSKPSRLLSIAGYAQYDYVTKKSELGEEDEEASKRIQIFIEYKIGKSVEEKFQ; from the coding sequence ATGAAAAAGAAACCAGAAGAGGTGGATTTTAATTTTTGGCCTAGTTTGTCGGACCTAACTATCATGGTGATGTTTATTCTAATACTCTTCATGTTTGTTTTAGTTATTAAAAATTATCTTAGCTTCCCGGTGGAAGAGATTCAAAAAAATAGAGATGGATTAATGCGAAGTATAAAACAAAGTCTCGGTAGAGATTCAACAATTATTGATCGCGATATATTAATTGGAACAAACCATACTATTGTATTTAAAGATGCGTTTCTATTTCAATCAGGTAAAGATCTTTTTGCTAGTGACAAAAGTGAAGATTTTATCCGAAAAGTTGGCCAAGCGATTAAAAAATACGTTGCTGAAAACAAGATATCACGTGTTGTGGTGGAAGGACACACGAATGATTTGCCGTATAATGGCAGCGTATTTAAAAATTGGTATCTTTCTGCAAATAGGGCCATAAAAATTATTGAAATTTTCGACAAAGAAGGGGTACGCGAAGCAAAAAAAGAAGAATCATCAAAACCATCCCGGCTCTTGTCAATTGCAGGTTATGCACAGTACGATTATGTAACAAAAAAATCTGAGCTGGGTGAAGAGGATGAAGAAGCAAGCAAGAGGATACAAATATTTATTGAATATAAAATAGGAAAAAGCGTAGAAGAAAAATTTCAATAA
- a CDS encoding FAD-dependent oxidoreductase: protein MSEKIMNITSKEFETEVLKSGNVVVDFYSSECPPCEALATKFESLSDVYGDDIKFIKIFRQENKELAVSLGVSGSPTLLFYKNGEMVGERLTGGIKRADIIKNLELLISKERAAILKNSFQKSDTNCDVLILGGGPAGLTSGIYSAQAKLNTIIVDKDLPGGQVKVTHMVWNYPGYEEPISGYMLMHHMAEQAKATGVNFRSAVDVTWIDLVNKSIEIDGVETIHAKKIIIATGASPRKLGVKGELEYKGQGISYCATCDAKFYEGKHVVVIGGGNSAIEEALFITKFASKVSIVHQFDKLQANKVAQEKAFANPKIEFIFEHEPREFVKNGSVVNEVVVEDLRTHEYKTISCDGVFIFAGMIPNLEDLDNRLTLDKWGYVNVDANMKTNMEDVFAIGDVAGKQFRQITTAVADGTVAAITISKELE, encoded by the coding sequence ATGTCTGAAAAAATTATGAACATTACTTCTAAAGAATTTGAAACTGAAGTATTAAAATCCGGAAATGTAGTAGTTGATTTTTATTCAAGCGAATGCCCTCCTTGCGAGGCATTGGCAACTAAATTTGAAAGCCTAAGCGATGTATACGGCGACGACATTAAATTCATAAAAATATTTAGACAAGAGAACAAGGAACTCGCAGTATCATTAGGAGTTTCTGGATCCCCTACATTATTGTTTTATAAAAATGGCGAGATGGTAGGTGAAAGATTAACCGGTGGAATCAAGCGCGCCGATATCATAAAAAATTTGGAACTTCTTATTTCGAAAGAAAGAGCCGCAATCCTTAAAAATTCATTTCAAAAATCCGATACAAATTGTGATGTACTAATACTCGGAGGCGGACCGGCAGGTTTAACTTCCGGCATTTACTCTGCACAAGCAAAACTAAATACTATAATAGTTGATAAAGACTTACCGGGCGGACAAGTTAAGGTGACTCACATGGTTTGGAATTATCCCGGTTATGAAGAACCGATTTCCGGATATATGTTGATGCATCATATGGCAGAACAAGCAAAAGCCACCGGCGTAAATTTTAGATCTGCTGTAGATGTTACATGGATCGACTTAGTAAATAAAAGCATTGAGATCGATGGAGTCGAAACGATTCATGCGAAAAAAATTATTATAGCAACCGGTGCTTCACCAAGAAAATTGGGAGTCAAAGGTGAACTTGAATATAAGGGACAAGGAATTTCGTATTGCGCAACCTGCGATGCAAAGTTTTATGAAGGAAAACATGTTGTAGTTATAGGCGGCGGCAACTCTGCGATAGAAGAAGCATTATTTATTACAAAATTTGCTAGTAAAGTTTCAATCGTTCATCAATTTGATAAACTGCAGGCTAACAAAGTTGCCCAGGAAAAAGCATTCGCCAATCCAAAAATTGAATTTATTTTTGAGCATGAACCGAGAGAATTTGTGAAGAACGGTTCAGTAGTTAATGAAGTTGTAGTAGAAGATCTCAGAACACACGAATATAAAACTATTAGTTGTGATGGAGTTTTTATTTTTGCCGGAATGATACCAAACTTAGAAGATCTTGATAATCGGCTGACACTTGATAAATGGGGTTATGTAAATGTAGACGCAAATATGAAGACAAACATGGAAGATGTATTTGCAATTGGAGATGTTGCTGGAAAACAATTCAGACAAATTACTACGGCGGTTGCAGATGGAACTGTTGCAGCAATTACAATTTCAAAAGAGTTGGAATAG